A genome region from Streptomyces antimycoticus includes the following:
- a CDS encoding flavin reductase family protein produces MINRETFVELMSGVCSPVTVVTATTADGRPHGTTVSSLASLSLDPPLVSFALDRASRLLPHLQPGDRVGVNILGAHQRELASTFARRRGSGSKFDGVTWTLRAGLPYLPESAGWTAGHVERHVDGGDHILLVVCVEEAEPTPAAPLIYARRVFGTHTPLAVAS; encoded by the coding sequence ATGATCAACCGAGAGACCTTTGTCGAGCTGATGAGCGGGGTGTGCTCGCCGGTCACCGTGGTGACGGCGACGACCGCCGACGGCCGACCGCACGGCACCACCGTGTCGAGTCTTGCCTCGCTCTCGCTCGACCCTCCACTGGTGAGCTTCGCCCTGGACCGCGCCTCACGGCTGCTGCCCCACCTCCAGCCGGGGGACCGGGTGGGAGTGAATATCCTCGGCGCCCACCAGCGGGAACTGGCATCGACGTTCGCCCGCCGGAGGGGATCGGGCTCGAAGTTCGACGGCGTCACCTGGACCCTCCGCGCCGGACTGCCCTATCTGCCCGAGTCCGCGGGCTGGACGGCGGGACACGTCGAACGCCACGTGGACGGTGGCGACCACATCCTGCTCGTCGTCTGCGTCGAGGAGGCCGAGCCGACCCCCGCGGCCCCGCTGATCTACGCGCGCCGGGTCTTCGGCACGCACACCCCTCTCGCCGTCGCGAGCTGA
- a CDS encoding ABC transporter substrate-binding protein yields the protein MNTSPSSPSSPSSPSSPGAERTDGSAVQIGALVPLTRPGWVGAGQHLLAGLELAVRDVNDGGGIAGRPLELVVRDTAADPQKAAAAVDELARLGVAALAGEYHSVVARAAAARADARGLPFLCSSAVLDALTEQPTDWVARLAPAQSHGWQIFADFLLGAGHSRIAIAAQPSVYWASGTRVLRDHLAPRGGTVVELDISSLTPAAVCDELVEHGATALLLLVGHPEPAVSIVKAVRRDERLAEVMMGAPAGQPEFAEWATLLGDDGAAIPFLRYLPERLGPLGARVETALRERLAEAPSFVAFEGYDTIAVLAEVLRSHGVDRARTAEAWPRVAVEGTRGQIQFSRTPGISVWQWAWTPVQVVDRDPADPARFRVLHAG from the coding sequence ATGAATACGTCACCATCGTCACCATCGTCACCATCGTCACCATCGTCGCCTGGAGCGGAACGGACTGACGGGTCAGCCGTCCAGATCGGCGCTCTCGTTCCGCTGACTCGGCCTGGTTGGGTCGGGGCAGGCCAACACCTCCTCGCTGGGCTTGAGTTGGCCGTTCGCGACGTCAATGACGGCGGTGGGATCGCCGGAAGACCACTCGAGCTAGTGGTCCGGGACACCGCGGCTGATCCACAGAAAGCCGCGGCGGCCGTCGACGAATTGGCTCGCCTCGGCGTGGCCGCCTTGGCGGGGGAGTATCACAGCGTCGTCGCTCGCGCCGCTGCCGCCAGGGCCGACGCCCGCGGCCTGCCGTTTCTCTGCTCGTCAGCGGTTCTCGACGCGCTCACCGAACAGCCGACGGACTGGGTCGCGCGCCTCGCCCCGGCGCAGTCCCACGGCTGGCAGATCTTCGCGGACTTCCTCCTCGGTGCGGGCCACAGCCGAATCGCCATAGCGGCCCAGCCGAGTGTCTACTGGGCATCCGGGACCCGCGTTCTGCGGGACCACCTCGCGCCGCGCGGCGGTACCGTCGTCGAACTCGACATAAGCTCGCTCACCCCCGCGGCGGTGTGCGACGAACTCGTCGAACACGGCGCGACAGCGCTCCTGCTTCTGGTCGGCCACCCGGAGCCGGCCGTGTCGATCGTCAAGGCCGTCCGCCGCGACGAGCGCCTCGCCGAGGTGATGATGGGTGCTCCGGCCGGGCAACCGGAGTTCGCCGAATGGGCGACGTTGCTGGGCGACGACGGCGCCGCGATCCCGTTCTTGCGCTATCTGCCCGAGCGCCTCGGCCCACTCGGTGCACGAGTCGAGACGGCCCTCCGCGAGCGGCTGGCCGAAGCGCCCTCCTTCGTCGCCTTCGAGGGTTACGACACGATCGCCGTACTCGCCGAGGTGCTGCGTTCGCACGGCGTGGACCGGGCGCGCACTGCCGAAGCCTGGCCGCGCGTCGCGGTCGAGGGCACCCGCGGGCAGATCCAGTTCTCCCGCACGCCGGGCATCAGCGTGTGGCAATGGGCTTGGACGCCCGTCCAGGTCGTTGATCGGGATCCGGCGGACCCCGCTCGCTTTCGGGTCCTCCACGCCGGCTGA
- a CDS encoding PucR family transcriptional regulator produces MTETGGPRPRRAWIARLGPRGEVDVDRAASPRAVVEDAVARVGADPVRWAIELNSVVVRRIVGEVPALGGSPAAVELLRRGNEATTLRALFTLVEGPAAAPPTDEAILEGIHEFVHRAVPLERVLHGVRIGHAATTEAFLRACAELVDPEAAVDEVTAISRELFSYVDDLSDTMIRAYLVEHEVWSTSAAAARADMVRSLLSDATTTDVGEASRVLGYDLRRTHEAVVVWSDAPNGSSTLQAAATEALWARGATTTLVVPVASGRLWAWGTVPSDGTRRTGSWETIADALSRQRTQAAFGTPGRGVEGFRRSHREARRAERVERLRREAGRVPRHATAYADVAAIALLATDLDAAGDFVRHELGGLATRSASMEALRTTLYHYIGAERSLVDVARRLHVARGTVTYRVKRAQEVLGHGLDDRLFTLHTALALAEELGDAVLVPRDDAER; encoded by the coding sequence GTGACCGAGACCGGTGGGCCGCGGCCGCGACGGGCCTGGATCGCGCGGCTGGGTCCGCGGGGTGAGGTCGACGTGGATCGAGCGGCGAGCCCGCGCGCGGTCGTCGAGGACGCCGTCGCGCGCGTCGGTGCGGACCCCGTGCGCTGGGCGATCGAGCTGAATTCCGTGGTCGTGCGGCGGATCGTCGGCGAGGTGCCGGCCCTCGGCGGGAGCCCGGCCGCGGTCGAGCTGCTCCGCCGAGGCAATGAAGCGACCACCCTGCGGGCGCTGTTCACCCTGGTGGAAGGCCCGGCAGCCGCCCCGCCCACCGATGAGGCGATCCTGGAGGGCATCCACGAGTTCGTCCATCGGGCCGTACCGCTCGAGCGGGTGTTGCACGGCGTCCGGATCGGGCATGCGGCAACGACCGAGGCGTTCCTGCGGGCCTGTGCCGAGCTGGTCGACCCGGAGGCGGCGGTCGATGAGGTCACGGCGATCTCCCGGGAGCTGTTCTCCTACGTCGATGACCTCTCCGACACCATGATCCGCGCGTACCTGGTGGAGCACGAGGTGTGGAGCACCAGCGCGGCCGCGGCCCGGGCCGACATGGTGCGTTCCCTGCTGAGTGATGCCACGACGACCGATGTCGGCGAGGCGTCGCGTGTGCTCGGCTACGACCTGCGGCGGACCCACGAGGCGGTGGTGGTGTGGTCGGACGCGCCGAACGGCAGCTCCACACTGCAGGCGGCGGCCACCGAGGCGCTCTGGGCCCGGGGCGCCACCACGACGCTGGTCGTCCCCGTGGCCTCGGGGCGGCTGTGGGCGTGGGGCACGGTGCCTTCGGACGGCACGCGCCGCACCGGTTCGTGGGAGACCATCGCGGACGCACTGTCCCGGCAGCGGACGCAGGCGGCCTTCGGGACTCCGGGCCGCGGTGTCGAGGGCTTCCGCCGCTCTCACCGCGAGGCCCGGCGCGCGGAGCGGGTCGAGCGACTGCGGCGCGAGGCCGGGCGGGTGCCGCGGCATGCGACCGCCTACGCCGACGTGGCCGCCATCGCGCTGCTTGCCACCGATCTCGACGCGGCCGGTGACTTCGTACGACACGAACTCGGCGGGCTCGCCACCCGCAGCGCGTCGATGGAGGCGCTGCGGACCACGCTGTACCACTACATCGGCGCCGAGCGCAGCCTCGTGGATGTCGCCCGACGCCTGCACGTGGCCAGGGGGACCGTGACCTACCGCGTGAAGCGGGCCCAGGAGGTGCTGGGACACGGCCTCGACGACCGCCTCTTCACCCTCCACACCGCACTGGCACTCGCCGAGGAACTGGGGGACGCGGTCCTCGTGCCCCGCGACGACGCAGAGCGGTGA
- a CDS encoding acyl-CoA dehydrogenase family protein, translated as MTITLDIPRTTDPARALRSELVERAATLGPLIAAGADRTDRERVVPAENIAALAEAGLLSLMQPARYGGLQSDYRTLLEVSREVGRACGSTAWLTSLLNANAWFVGLFPAQAQDDVWAHTPDARVAGVVTPSGTAHVVEGGYRVSGRWAPASGCAHADWAVLGVTRPDAEGTPDAVGMVLAPMSELAIEDTWFVAGMRGTASNTLVGEDTFVPAHRFHSVPDAVEGRYATPFTDEALYRAPFVPTAALVLTGPQLGLAAAAVDLLLEKAPRRALTLTSYASQAEAPTIQLAAAKAASLADSAQLHAYRAAADIDEAARTGVFPDYDARARMRMDAGMAAVHAREAVRIVCSAQGASSFGEANPLQRIWRDIETGSRHAVLNPEVAAEIYGKSLFGIRGTVSVMV; from the coding sequence ATGACCATCACCCTGGACATTCCCCGCACCACCGACCCCGCGCGCGCCCTGCGGTCCGAGCTCGTCGAGCGCGCCGCCACCCTCGGACCGCTGATCGCCGCGGGCGCCGATCGGACCGACCGCGAACGCGTGGTTCCCGCCGAGAACATCGCCGCCCTGGCCGAGGCCGGTCTGCTCTCGCTGATGCAACCCGCCCGTTACGGCGGCCTGCAGAGCGACTACCGCACCCTGCTGGAGGTCAGCCGCGAGGTCGGGCGGGCCTGTGGCTCCACCGCCTGGCTGACCTCACTGCTCAACGCCAACGCGTGGTTCGTCGGGCTCTTCCCGGCCCAGGCCCAGGACGACGTATGGGCCCACACCCCCGACGCCCGCGTCGCCGGCGTCGTGACCCCCTCGGGCACCGCGCACGTGGTCGAGGGCGGGTATCGGGTGAGCGGGCGCTGGGCCCCCGCCTCGGGGTGCGCCCACGCCGACTGGGCGGTCCTCGGGGTCACCCGGCCGGACGCCGAGGGCACGCCGGACGCCGTCGGCATGGTGCTGGCGCCGATGTCGGAGCTGGCCATCGAGGACACCTGGTTCGTGGCGGGCATGCGCGGAACCGCGTCGAACACGCTCGTCGGCGAGGACACCTTCGTACCCGCACACCGCTTCCACTCCGTCCCCGACGCCGTCGAGGGCCGCTACGCCACTCCCTTCACCGACGAGGCGCTCTACCGGGCACCGTTCGTGCCGACCGCCGCGCTCGTGTTGACCGGGCCCCAGCTCGGACTGGCCGCGGCCGCTGTCGATCTCCTGCTGGAAAAGGCCCCGCGGCGAGCGCTGACCCTGACGAGCTACGCCTCCCAGGCCGAGGCACCCACCATCCAACTCGCCGCCGCGAAGGCGGCCTCGCTGGCCGACTCCGCCCAGCTGCACGCCTATCGCGCGGCCGCCGACATCGACGAGGCCGCACGGACCGGGGTCTTCCCCGATTACGATGCCCGGGCACGGATGCGGATGGACGCGGGAATGGCGGCGGTCCACGCGCGGGAGGCGGTTCGCATCGTGTGCTCGGCCCAGGGGGCTTCGAGCTTCGGCGAGGCCAACCCGCTGCAGCGCATCTGGCGCGACATCGAGACCGGGAGCCGGCACGCCGTCCTCAATCCCGAAGTGGCCGCGGAGATCTACGGGAAGTCGCTGTTCGGCATCCGGGGCACGGTGTCCGTGATGGTGTAG
- a CDS encoding dienelactone hydrolase family protein has product MPTKTLRISTADGQADAFAAFPDRGGRHPGVLMYSDAFGVRPALQEMARELAGHGYYVLVPNFYYRHGPAPVIELPEHIGEEVRPAVIGRLMPLLEADITTERVLRDADAYLTFLTAQPEVSAGPVAVTGYCIGALLALRTAAAHPDQVAAVAGFHPGFVVTDAPDSPHRLVPKLTAEVHLGLAEGDLSPEIISELNEALDAAGVGHTCEIYPDTSHGFTMSDTDAFSAAGLKRHWDRLLSLLDRTLATG; this is encoded by the coding sequence ATGCCCACCAAGACGCTGCGGATTTCCACCGCGGACGGCCAGGCCGACGCTTTCGCCGCCTTCCCCGACCGGGGCGGGCGGCATCCGGGGGTGCTGATGTACTCGGACGCCTTCGGAGTACGGCCCGCACTGCAGGAGATGGCCCGCGAGCTGGCCGGGCACGGGTACTACGTGCTCGTCCCCAACTTCTACTACCGGCACGGCCCGGCACCGGTGATCGAACTTCCCGAGCACATCGGAGAAGAGGTCCGGCCCGCGGTCATCGGCCGGCTGATGCCCCTGCTCGAGGCAGACATCACCACCGAACGTGTCCTGCGCGACGCCGACGCCTACCTCACCTTCCTCACCGCCCAGCCCGAGGTCAGCGCCGGACCGGTCGCCGTGACCGGCTACTGCATCGGCGCCCTCTTGGCGCTGCGCACCGCAGCGGCCCACCCCGACCAGGTGGCCGCCGTCGCCGGATTCCACCCCGGCTTCGTGGTCACCGACGCGCCCGACAGCCCGCACCGCCTCGTGCCCAAGCTCACCGCCGAGGTCCATCTCGGCCTCGCCGAAGGCGACTTGTCGCCCGAAATCATCAGCGAGCTCAACGAGGCCCTGGATGCCGCAGGTGTCGGCCACACCTGCGAGATCTATCCCGACACCAGCCACGGCTTCACCATGTCCGACACCGATGCTTTCAGCGCCGCGGGACTGAAACGCCACTGGGACCGGCTGCTCTCCCTCCTGGACCGCACACTGGCCACCGGCTGA
- a CDS encoding DUF2089 domain-containing protein, whose protein sequence is MDWQELTDLTQGRPFVVERVRLAGSGVVVEGQFEAPQLAQLSVDDQVFVAAFVRSHGSIKEMERTFGVSYPTIKSRLNRIAEALDFVDTDPAPTGADVVDRLRRGEISVQEALAELERSR, encoded by the coding sequence GTGGACTGGCAGGAGCTGACGGACCTGACGCAGGGACGGCCGTTCGTAGTCGAGCGGGTCCGCCTCGCCGGCAGCGGCGTCGTGGTCGAGGGGCAGTTCGAGGCGCCCCAGCTGGCTCAGCTCAGCGTCGACGACCAGGTGTTCGTCGCCGCGTTCGTACGGTCGCACGGTTCGATCAAGGAGATGGAGCGGACCTTCGGGGTGAGCTACCCGACGATCAAGTCCCGGCTGAACCGGATCGCCGAGGCCCTCGACTTCGTGGACACCGACCCGGCGCCCACCGGCGCCGACGTCGTTGACCGTCTGCGGCGGGGGGAGATCAGCGTCCAGGAGGCGCTGGCCGAGCTGGAGCGGTCCCGGTGA
- a CDS encoding dihydrofolate reductase family protein: MTRIIADISVSLDGFVTGPDPGPDNGLGTGGEALHTWAFSEDPDDRRVLREATARSGAVVLGRRLFDIVDGPNGWDDTTGYGAGEVGKPAFIVVTSSPPETVRLADLDWTFVTTGLPAAVTAARERAEAASSTSGKDLDAFLMGGGATIGSALAAGLVDELTLHLAPVVLGSGTPLFTGGAPRTLVQRSVTSTSTVTHLTYDVL, translated from the coding sequence ATGACTCGCATCATCGCTGACATCTCGGTTTCCCTCGACGGCTTCGTCACCGGGCCCGACCCCGGCCCGGACAACGGTCTGGGCACCGGTGGCGAGGCCCTGCACACCTGGGCGTTCTCCGAGGACCCCGACGACCGCCGGGTCCTGCGCGAGGCCACCGCCCGCTCGGGCGCCGTCGTCCTCGGCCGCCGGCTCTTCGACATCGTCGACGGACCGAACGGCTGGGACGACACGACCGGCTACGGCGCCGGCGAGGTCGGCAAGCCCGCGTTCATCGTCGTGACGAGCTCACCGCCGGAGACGGTGCGGCTCGCCGACCTCGACTGGACGTTCGTCACCACCGGCCTGCCCGCCGCCGTCACCGCCGCGCGCGAGCGCGCCGAGGCGGCGTCGTCCACCAGCGGCAAGGACCTCGACGCCTTCCTCATGGGCGGCGGCGCCACGATCGGCTCGGCGCTCGCCGCCGGGCTGGTCGACGAGCTGACGCTGCACCTCGCACCCGTCGTACTGGGCAGCGGGACGCCACTGTTCACCGGCGGCGCGCCACGCACGCTGGTGCAGCGGAGCGTGACCTCGACATCGACCGTGACGCACCTGACCTACGACGTCCTCTGA
- a CDS encoding MarR family winged helix-turn-helix transcriptional regulator, producing MDTSSPWLDDDQQELWQALLTVVIALPAALDRQLQRDAGISNFEYGVLARLSMSDEATMRLSDLARDCDSTQPRLSKVMDRFESRDWVVRRPDPTDGRYTLATLTDTGRQKVVASAPEHVAQVKRLVFDPLSAAQRRHLSAALTRIAATVRQEVEGG from the coding sequence ATGGACACCTCATCACCCTGGCTCGACGACGATCAGCAAGAGCTGTGGCAGGCCCTGCTCACCGTCGTCATCGCACTTCCGGCGGCCCTCGACCGTCAGCTGCAACGCGATGCGGGCATCTCCAACTTCGAATACGGCGTTCTGGCCCGGCTCTCCATGTCCGACGAGGCCACCATGCGACTCAGCGACCTGGCCCGGGACTGCGACAGCACGCAGCCTCGCCTGTCGAAGGTGATGGACCGCTTCGAATCCCGCGACTGGGTCGTCCGCCGCCCCGACCCCACCGACGGCCGGTACACCCTCGCCACACTGACCGACACCGGCCGGCAGAAGGTCGTGGCGAGCGCACCGGAACACGTTGCGCAGGTGAAGCGACTCGTCTTCGATCCGCTCAGCGCCGCTCAACGCCGCCACCTCAGCGCCGCACTCACCCGCATCGCCGCCACCGTGCGCCAAGAAGTCGAAGGAGGGTGA
- a CDS encoding DUF2089 domain-containing protein, with amino-acid sequence MNEQRRQILQMLAEGKITADEAERLIDALEREQPESPRGATPRPKSRPKYLRVVMSWADGSGGDEPGRVNVRVPLQLLRAGVRLTSLIPPQALTRINAELNKSGVPVDLAELKPQHLEELIDQLDEVTVDVDDPDAKVQVFCE; translated from the coding sequence ATGAACGAGCAGCGTCGCCAGATCCTGCAGATGCTGGCCGAGGGCAAGATCACCGCGGACGAGGCCGAGCGGCTGATCGACGCCCTCGAACGAGAACAGCCCGAGTCGCCGCGGGGAGCCACGCCCCGCCCGAAATCCCGGCCCAAGTATCTGCGGGTCGTGATGAGCTGGGCAGACGGCTCCGGCGGTGACGAGCCGGGCCGCGTCAACGTCCGGGTCCCGCTGCAACTGCTGCGCGCCGGGGTCCGGCTCACAAGCCTCATCCCGCCGCAGGCGCTCACCCGGATCAACGCGGAGCTGAACAAGTCAGGGGTGCCGGTCGACCTCGCCGAGCTCAAGCCGCAGCATCTCGAGGAGCTCATCGATCAGCTCGACGAGGTCACCGTCGACGTCGACGACCCCGACGCCAAGGTGCAGGTGTTCTGCGAGTGA
- a CDS encoding LysR substrate-binding domain-containing protein, which produces MASGPHAHPEQLAAVANGEVDVGLCWSVPEQPGIASAVLGEFPLVAVVQAADPLASRREVTLTDLRIRQILITPRADNPYLESRLQADIIRAGIPRTHIEEVGRYDELAVHVATRGHVGVHPGPIAFTNPLSTVVFRPIADASDRVRICAISRAEARDGSIAALIASLRSIVGSLDIDDKLM; this is translated from the coding sequence GTGGCGTCCGGTCCCCATGCACACCCCGAGCAACTGGCCGCCGTGGCGAACGGCGAGGTGGACGTGGGCCTGTGCTGGTCGGTCCCCGAGCAACCCGGGATCGCCAGTGCCGTGCTCGGCGAGTTCCCGCTGGTCGCCGTGGTGCAGGCGGCGGATCCGCTGGCGAGCCGCCGCGAGGTGACGCTCACCGACCTCCGCATCCGTCAGATCCTGATCACTCCGCGTGCCGACAACCCCTACCTCGAGAGCCGGCTGCAGGCGGACATCATCCGGGCCGGTATCCCCCGTACTCACATCGAGGAGGTGGGGCGCTATGACGAGCTTGCCGTGCACGTGGCCACGCGCGGACACGTGGGGGTCCACCCCGGGCCGATCGCGTTCACCAATCCCCTGTCCACGGTCGTGTTCCGGCCGATCGCCGACGCCTCCGACCGTGTCCGGATCTGTGCGATCAGCCGCGCGGAGGCCCGCGACGGTTCCATCGCGGCGCTCATCGCGAGCTTGCGGTCGATCGTCGGTTCGCTCGACATCGACGACAAGCTCATGTGA
- a CDS encoding NADP-dependent oxidoreductase produces MKAVRYHDFGSSEVLRYEDIERPVPATGQVLVRVAATSFNPVDDHIRAGALNAMLPIALPHVPGIDLAGTVAELGAGVTGVEVGDRIVAMLPLDAVGAAAEYVLAPAEALVAAPRSIDLVDAAALPLTGLSAWQVLFELAELKPGQTVLVNGAGGAVGSLAVQLAVDAGAHVTAAASPRHAERLQSYGARVVDRLDLAAGPAAVGGPFEVLLNHVRGTEDEAARLSGYVADGGVAAGTAGPIPEDPARSVRSASLWVRGDATQLTELVARVDDARLRLHIADRRPVAESRAVHDDSAAGRLPGKTVLIAP; encoded by the coding sequence ATGAAGGCAGTGCGTTACCACGACTTCGGCAGCAGCGAGGTCCTGCGCTACGAGGACATCGAGCGTCCGGTCCCCGCCACCGGACAGGTGCTGGTGCGGGTCGCGGCCACGTCGTTCAACCCGGTGGACGACCACATCCGCGCCGGAGCCCTGAACGCGATGCTCCCCATCGCTCTCCCGCACGTGCCCGGGATCGACCTGGCGGGCACGGTCGCCGAACTCGGCGCGGGGGTGACCGGCGTGGAGGTGGGCGACCGGATCGTGGCCATGCTGCCCCTCGACGCCGTGGGCGCGGCCGCCGAGTACGTGCTCGCCCCGGCCGAGGCCCTGGTCGCGGCGCCCCGGTCGATCGACCTGGTCGACGCCGCGGCGCTGCCACTTACTGGCCTGTCGGCCTGGCAGGTGTTGTTCGAGCTCGCCGAACTGAAGCCCGGGCAGACCGTCCTGGTCAACGGGGCAGGGGGCGCGGTGGGCAGCCTCGCGGTCCAGCTCGCCGTGGACGCGGGAGCGCATGTGACGGCGGCCGCCAGTCCGCGGCACGCCGAGCGCCTTCAGAGCTACGGTGCCCGGGTCGTCGACCGCCTCGATCTCGCCGCCGGCCCCGCCGCGGTCGGTGGTCCCTTCGAGGTGCTGCTGAACCATGTGCGCGGCACCGAGGACGAGGCCGCGCGGCTGTCGGGCTACGTCGCCGACGGCGGCGTGGCCGCCGGCACAGCGGGCCCGATACCGGAGGATCCCGCCCGCTCGGTACGCAGCGCCAGCCTGTGGGTCCGCGGCGACGCCACCCAGCTGACCGAGCTGGTGGCCAGGGTCGACGACGCTCGGCTCCGCCTCCACATCGCCGACCGCCGCCCGGTGGCCGAGTCGCGTGCCGTGCATGACGACTCCGCCGCCGGGCGACTGCCCGGCAAGACCGTCCTGATCGCCCCCTGA